The Leptospira sp. WS60.C2 genome includes the window AAGAACTCTCATAAAGACTGGTCACTACTACTGAATAGCACAACCTCTAATGCAAAGTCGAAAACTTTTAAACACAATTAAAACGGCGTATAACAGCGACTAACCGCTTCACTTCGGGACTGGCGCCCTCGTTCGGTCTCCGACACATAGGCTTTTGTCACTCCTCTTGCTTACGCAAGCGTCGTGCCAATCCCTAACGTCCCGTTCGGGACTCAGGGCACAGCCTACGTCGGTTAGTCTAGTTCGTTATACGTAATGCAAAAAAATGAGATAGGAAATAATGAAAATACCATTTTTTTCAAAGAATGAAAACGAAATTCTACTAAAGGAATATGAGCTAGCACAAGTAGCTGCTTTCGAAATAGACCGCTCAGCCTGGAATATAATTTTTTTGATAGAAGGATCAAAATTATATATTTTCCATGAGTTAATTTCAATAAATTCCGGATTATATCTTTCTCTTTTCACACTTATTTCAACGTTAATGTCTTTATTATTGTATAAAATGCTAAATACAACCGTCTATTATATTCAAGAAAAATTCAATCGTTGCAAAGAAATTGAAAAGATTCTCGGAATGAATGCTCACCTTAGAATAGAAAGCTCTGTTTCAGTTTTGAAACCTAAATCTATTATAAGGATATTGTCATTAATTATACCAATAGCTTCATTTCTTCTATCACTTCGAAAATTATATCATTTGGATTTGATTGATTATTTTGATTTTCATCAGAATTTAGTTGTATGTTCATTTTTCTTTATAATATATTCAATTTTTTTAATTTTCTCTTGCTATCAACTTTGGTCTCCAAAAAAATAAATATTTAAAAACGAAACTACAGGAAAATTTATTATGAAATCAATCAAGTATATTCTATTTTTTGTTTTAATCTCAAATCTTTATGGTGAAGATATTCAAATTCAACAATTGAATGAAGCAGTAACGCAATACAATAACGGACTTCAATTAGAATTTAATGGTAAAACTGTAAAAGGAAACCGTGAAATAAATGAATCTCTAAGCAAAATCAAGAATATTGTTTATAAAAAAACTTTAACATTCCCAAATCTTTGCTCATTCAAATATTCTCACTCCAAATTATTCAATATAATCCCAAATTGTGAAGGCTTTGATACAATTGCGTTTTTTATAGCAAAAGAGGAAACTACCGCCATAATCTTAGAATCTTTAGAAGAATGTTCAAATGGCTGCACAGGTGAATTTATAGCAAATGGATATTATTGGTCAGATAAATGCGATTGGACTAAAATAGATTCAAATATCTGTGCAAAAAATAGAGCTGATTTTCCTAAGAATCTAGTTTTACAGATTAAATTTCAAAAAATTACTCCGATAAAATAATTTATATAACTTTTGCACTACGCATAACTACGGCTTACCGCATCGCTTCGGGACTTGCGCCCTCGCTCGGTCTCCGACACATAGGCTTTCTGTCACTCCCCTTGCATACGCAAGTGTCGTGCCAGTCCCTAACGTCCCGTTCCGGGACTCAGGGTCAGCCTACGTCGGTAAGCCTAGTTCGTTATACGAAATCGCAAGAAAACTTCCCTAAAATTATAAAAAATAATTTGACTTATCTCATTTTGAGATATTCTTGGGTAAAGTGCATATTATTAGCTGGAAAAAACTTGATGATTTTATTAATAAACACCCTAATTCAGAATCTTCATTGAAAAGCTGGTTCAAAATTGTTAAAAACACTTCTTTTAAAGATTTTAATGAATTAAGGAAAGTTTTTAACTCTGTTGATCAAGTCGGTAATCTTACAGTTTTTAATATTACTGGAAATCATTTCAGACTGATTGTTGCTATTCATTACAATCGACAAAAAGTTTTTGTTCGGAATATTTTAACTCATAACGAATATGACAAAGGTAAATGGAAAAAGGAGAATATATGATTCAAGAAATTGAAAAAGTTAAGAATGTTTGGCATGATGTTAAAGATATTCTCTCTGTTCCACACACTGATAAACAATATAAAAAACTTGTGAAAGTTTTAGATGAACTTATTGATGAAGTTGGTAATAATGAAAAACATCAACTTGCTCCTCTTCTCGAAACAGTTGGTAATCTGATTGAAGAATATGAAAATGATCACTTTATTCAGCCTAATGCTGAACCAATCGAAGTTTTAAAGTTTCTGATGGAAGAAAATAATCTTACTCAAAAGGATTTAAATGTTTTGGGTAGTCAAGGCGTTGTTTCTGAAATATTGAATGGAAAAAGAGATTTAAATGTTCGGCAAATCAAGGCTTTGGCTGAAAAATTCAATATTTCTCCCGCTGTTTTTATCTAATTTATTAACTTGCGACTTCGTATAACAGCACCTTAACGCTGCGCTTCGGGACTTACGCCCTCGCTTGGTCTGCGACACATAGGCTTCTGGCACTCCCCTTGCCTGCGCAAGTGTCGTGGCCAGTCCCTAACGTCCCTTTCGGGACTCAGGGCCAGCCTACGTCGTTAAGCCTAGTTCGTTATACGCTATGGAAAAAATGCTTGATTTCGAGAAAAATGTATTGATACAATACAAAAGTAGCCGAAAGAATGACTAAAGAGCCAAAGTATTCTAAGAAAGATGTTTTTTCCGCTATAAGAAAGGGAAATTTTGAAGTAAGAAGGAAAGCTCTTGGTACTTCCTCAACCTTTGGATTAAGAACAGAAAAAGACGTAGCGAATTTCATACTTAGAGGGGGATTGGAGAATCTAACATTCTACAACACTACCGAATTAGATAAAACGGATGAATATCCGAAACCAATAGTTGACGCGTACAACTTTACAACTGGAAGTAGGAAAGGATATATTGCATTCTATTTTAGCAATAACGGCAAACTTGTTATCAAATCACTCAAACCAGATAAATACGAAGGCGATACAATGAAATATGCATTTATTAAGGCAGGCTTCTAAATGGAAACCCAATTAACTGATATTAAATGTCCCTCATGTGGTGCTCCAATTAAAAATAATTATAAAAATGAAAAAATTGAATACAACTTTACCTACTTGGGAAAGCGCGAATTTGAATTTTCATTACTAGAGTGCCAAAACTGTGGAGAGGAAATTAAAGAAGGTAATTTCAGTGAAAACTTAGAAAAATTCCTTAAGGAATTAGATATTGAAAATGCGATAAAAGGAATTGAAGAAATAAAATCTTATCCTTACAGCTATACTTATCTAGAGAGAGCATTAAGAATTCCATATCGCACATTCTCACGATGGAAATCCAAAAAGGATTTAAGTGCAGTTGCGATGTCATATATTAACATCATTTCCAATTTCCCTTGGCTAGTTGAAGTTTCCGATTATAATTTTGATCCAAAAGTTAAATTGAAAAATCTTTTAATTGCCGGATACTTAGAATATGAAAAGAATCAATCGTTAATATCCGATGACATTGAATTCAAAGATTTAGTTACCAAAATAGAAAGTATGCTAAAATTTAAGAATACATATGCTACCGATGAATTTGAAGCAACAATTTCAATAAATGATCCTGGTAGAGAAACAAAAAATATTGAATCAACCGTAACTTTGGATTTACAAACTGCATGAAACTGATAAACTTTCTAGTATGCGATGATGTTAGAA containing:
- a CDS encoding type II toxin-antitoxin system HigA family antitoxin, with the protein product MIQEIEKVKNVWHDVKDILSVPHTDKQYKKLVKVLDELIDEVGNNEKHQLAPLLETVGNLIEEYENDHFIQPNAEPIEVLKFLMEENNLTQKDLNVLGSQGVVSEILNGKRDLNVRQIKALAEKFNISPAVFI
- a CDS encoding type II toxin-antitoxin system HigB family toxin, which codes for MHIISWKKLDDFINKHPNSESSLKSWFKIVKNTSFKDFNELRKVFNSVDQVGNLTVFNITGNHFRLIVAIHYNRQKVFVRNILTHNEYDKGKWKKENI